The following nucleotide sequence is from Pseudomonas putida S13.1.2.
TGCCCGTGATCAGTGGGCCGGTGGCCAACCCGAGCAGGTTGTTGCACAAGGTCAGCGTGGCAAACGCGGTGCCGTGCACCGTGTAGTGAGTGAGGTTGGCGACCATGGCGCTGGACGGGCCATTGGTGCCGGCGGCGATCATCATGCCCAGGCAAATCAGCACCAGTTGCGGCATGCCCGGCGGCAAGGCAAAGGCCACTGACAGCAGCACACAGCTGCCCAGGCAGTAGGCGATGGCAAGGCTGATCTTGTGGTCCGGGCGCTTGCGCCCCATGCGGTCGCAAAGCATGCCGCACAGCACGATGCCCACCCCGCTGCACAGCACGATAATCGCAGCCACGGCGCCGGCGCGGTCGGTGCTCATGGCGTAGTAGCGGTTCAGGTAGCTGGGGAACCACACGATCACCGTGCCACCGACGAACAACTGCAAACCGCTGCCGACATAGGCGCTGATGACCGAGCGGCTTGAATACAGAGTACGCAGTGGCCGCATTGCCTTGAGCGCAGCCTTGTCGGGCCTTGCCGTCAGGCCTTTGGGGGCAATGCGCGCCTCGCGCACGATGAGCGGATACAGCAGCGCCAGCGCCAGGCCGAAGAACGCCATGCCGGCGAACGCCCAGCGCCAACCCAGGTGCTGGGCCATCACACCTCCCAGGCCCATGCCCAGTACCGAACCGAACATGCCACCGGCCATGAACGAGCCGGCCAGGGTGGCTCGCATCTCACGCGGGAACACCGCCACCACCACGGCAATACCGACGCTGCCGTAGGCCGCCTCGCCGACACCAACCAGAAAGCGTGCGATGAACATCTGCTGGTAGTTTTCCGCCAGGGCGCAACCCAAGGTAGCCAGGCTCCACATCACGGCCATGAAGGTCAGGCTCTTGATCCGGCCAATGCGGTCGGCCAGCAACGACAGGGGGAAGGTCAGCAAACCGACCATCAGTGCGACGATGCCGCTGAGCAGCCCGAGCTGGCTGTCGCTGAGCTGCCATTCCTGCTTGAGCAGCGGGAATACGGCGTTGAGCACTTGCCGCGACATGTAGTCGGAAATCAGCAGGCCGAAGGTCAGGGCGAAAACGATCCAGGCGTAGCGCCGTGGAATGCCGAGCGAAGTATCAGTGCCTGGTTCTGCCGCACTGGCGTGATAGGTGGCCATGCTGCCTCCTCGGATATCTGAGTTTTTTTGTTGTTATTGCTTACAGGCTATCGCGTAGCGATTGGGGCCGCATTGCGGCCCCAACGTGTCTGGCGGGTCAGAAAGTCGCATCCCCCATGATCCCGGCGCGTTCCATCTTGCGGTGGCAGGCTGGGTAATCCATGACGGCGTAATGCTGGGTACTGCGGTTGTCCCAGATGGCAATGCTGTTGGGCTTCCAGCGCCAGCGCACCTGGTGCTCGGGGATGTAGGCCTGGCTGATCAGGTAGCGCAGCAATTCGCCCGCGCCGG
It contains:
- a CDS encoding MFS transporter encodes the protein MATYHASAAEPGTDTSLGIPRRYAWIVFALTFGLLISDYMSRQVLNAVFPLLKQEWQLSDSQLGLLSGIVALMVGLLTFPLSLLADRIGRIKSLTFMAVMWSLATLGCALAENYQQMFIARFLVGVGEAAYGSVGIAVVVAVFPREMRATLAGSFMAGGMFGSVLGMGLGGVMAQHLGWRWAFAGMAFFGLALALLYPLIVREARIAPKGLTARPDKAALKAMRPLRTLYSSRSVISAYVGSGLQLFVGGTVIVWFPSYLNRYYAMSTDRAGAVAAIIVLCSGVGIVLCGMLCDRMGRKRPDHKISLAIAYCLGSCVLLSVAFALPPGMPQLVLICLGMMIAAGTNGPSSAMVANLTHYTVHGTAFATLTLCNNLLGLATGPLITGKVSDLIGLQSAFQLVPLISIGAAAVFIYAKRHYHLDMARLQLGETAQAPVQPELEARS